GCGCCGCCCGCGCCGCCCGCGCAAGCTGCTCGCCGCCCTCGCCTTCGGGGCGCTGCTCGCCGCCGGCCCGCCGCTCGGCACCGCGCCCGCGAGCGCCGACTCCATCCGCGACCAGCAGCAGTGGGCGCTGGACGCGATCAACGCCCCGGACGCCTGGGAGACCACGCGCGGCGCCGGCGTCACCGTCGCCGTGCTCGACACCGGCGTCGACGCCTCCCACCCCGACCTGACGGGCGCGGTGCTGGACGGACAGGACTTCGTCGGCATGGGCGCCGAGCGCGGCGACCCCCAATGGGCCGAGCACGGCACCGCGATGGCCGCCATCATCGCCGGTCGCGGACACGGCGCCGACGGTGGCGACGGCGTGCTCGGCGTCGCCCCCCAGGCCGAGATCCTGCCCGTCCGGGTGCTGCTGGAGGACGACGACCCCGATCGCGACGAGGCCCGGGAGACGCGCTCGGGCGCGCTCGCCGAGGGCATCCGCTGGGCGGCCGACCACGGCGCCGACGTCATCAACCTCTCCCTGGGCGACGACAGCGAGTCCGCCCATCCCGACCCCGAGGAGGACGCGGCCGTCCGCTACGCGCTGGCCGAGGGCGCGGTGGTGGTGGCCTCGGCGGGCAACGGCGGCGAGAACGGCGACCCCGTCTCCTACCCGGCCGGCTACCCCGGCGTGATCGCCGTCGCGGCCGTCGACCGGAGCGGCAGCCCCGCCGAGTTCTCCACCCGCCGCTGGTACGCCACCCTCAGCGCGCCGGGCAAGGACGTCATCGTGGCCGACCCCGACCGCGACTACTACACCGGCTGGGGAACGTCGGCGGCGGCGGCGTTCGTCTCCGGCTCGGCCGCGCTGCTGTGCGCCGCCTACCCCGACCTCTCCCCGGTCCAGGTACGGCGGCTCCTCACCGACACCGCGCAGAACCCGCCGGAGGCCGGCCGCGACGACGCGCTGGGCAGCGGCGTCGTCGACCCGGCGGCGGCCCTGGCGGCGGCGGAGGTGATCACGGCCGACTCGGCGGTGGCGGTGGAGAGTTACGCGGAGGAGTACTTCGGGCCCGGCCCGCGCCCGGTGGAGTCCGGCTCGGGCGGCGTGGCGTGGCTCGCGCCCGTGGCGGGCGCGCTCGGTGTGCTGCTGCTGGGCGCCTCGGCGGCGCTGGTCGGCGGGATCGCCCGCCTGCGGGGGAAGGTCAGACGCCAGGCCGCTGGCCGGTCCGGGCTCCCGTACTGAGCGCGTCCACGGCGGCGACGGCGGCGGTCTCCACGACGGCTATGCCGTCGGCGTGCGTGAGGTGGCCGTCGGAGACGACGGCCACGAGATACTCCTCTCCCCCCGAGGTGACGCGGCCGATGCTGTTGACGTCCCACAGGCCGGTCCGGGTCCGCGGCAGCCAGCCGTTCTTCAGCTCGAACGCCTCGTCGGCCGCCGCCGATATCCCCCACCGCTGGCCGGGCACCACCCCGGCCATCAGCTCCCGTATGTACGACCGCGACGCGGCGTCCAGCGGCGAGTCGTCGCCGTAGACCACCCGCAGCAGGGCTATCTGGTCCGCGCTCGTGGTCTGGGTCAGACCCCAGTGGCCGTCCGGGCCGCCGGTCGTCTCGGTCAGGCCGAGCCGCTCGTTGGCCGCGTCCAGCCCCGGGGCGCCGCCTATGGACCGCCACAGCTCGTCGGCCGCCGCGTTGTCGCTGCGCTGGATCATGACCTCGGCGCTCTGCCGCTCCGCCTGGGTCAGCTGCCGCCCCTCGTCCTGCGCCTGGAGGAGCAGGACGGCCAGGATGTCCACCTTGGCGATGCTGGCGGTGTCGTACAGGTCGTCGCCGTACGCGGCGCTCGCGCCGGTCTCCAGGGAGACCACGGCGACGGACAGCCGGGTGTCACCCTCGGCGATCAGCGGCGCCACGGCCTCGGTCAGCAGC
Above is a window of Streptomyces sp. NBC_01803 DNA encoding:
- the mycP gene encoding type VII secretion-associated serine protease mycosin, which codes for MTPRRPRRPRKLLAALAFGALLAAGPPLGTAPASADSIRDQQQWALDAINAPDAWETTRGAGVTVAVLDTGVDASHPDLTGAVLDGQDFVGMGAERGDPQWAEHGTAMAAIIAGRGHGADGGDGVLGVAPQAEILPVRVLLEDDDPDRDEARETRSGALAEGIRWAADHGADVINLSLGDDSESAHPDPEEDAAVRYALAEGAVVVASAGNGGENGDPVSYPAGYPGVIAVAAVDRSGSPAEFSTRRWYATLSAPGKDVIVADPDRDYYTGWGTSAAAAFVSGSAALLCAAYPDLSPVQVRRLLTDTAQNPPEAGRDDALGSGVVDPAAALAAAEVITADSAVAVESYAEEYFGPGPRPVESGSGGVAWLAPVAGALGVLLLGASAALVGGIARLRGKVRRQAAGRSGLPY
- a CDS encoding serine hydrolase, which produces MSLPRRISPAVVVNTALATTLLAVLAAGDAGPLGLTPDDVGSSLGAADPAAPGPVWERAGAAPRSLQPPDGATALLTEAVAPLIAEGDTRLSVAVVSLETGASAAYGDDLYDTASIAKVDILAVLLLQAQDEGRQLTQAERQSAEVMIQRSDNAAADELWRSIGGAPGLDAANERLGLTETTGGPDGHWGLTQTTSADQIALLRVVYGDDSPLDAASRSYIRELMAGVVPGQRWGISAAADEAFELKNGWLPRTRTGLWDVNSIGRVTSGGEEYLVAVVSDGHLTHADGIAVVETAAVAAVDALSTGARTGQRPGV